One segment of Trichlorobacter ammonificans DNA contains the following:
- a CDS encoding FKBP-type peptidyl-prolyl cis-trans isomerase, whose protein sequence is MAQAQQGNTVRVHYTGTLEDGTVFDSSETVEEGSGCCSSGCSPASGCGGAEPLEFAIGQGSVIPGFEKAVIGLSVGERVTVTIPADEAYGPHHSQMVAVVNRAEMSNEIEPIEGQQLEVVLQDGSTMPVLITEVTETTVTLDANHPLAGRDLTFDIKLVEIVS, encoded by the coding sequence ATGGCACAGGCACAACAGGGTAATACGGTTCGGGTTCACTATACCGGTACCCTTGAAGACGGAACGGTTTTCGATTCATCCGAAACAGTTGAGGAAGGGAGCGGCTGCTGTTCCAGCGGCTGCAGCCCGGCATCCGGTTGCGGCGGGGCGGAGCCGCTGGAGTTTGCCATCGGCCAGGGGAGCGTTATCCCCGGTTTTGAAAAGGCGGTAATCGGGCTGAGCGTGGGCGAACGGGTCACGGTGACCATTCCCGCCGATGAGGCCTACGGCCCCCACCACAGTCAGATGGTGGCGGTGGTCAACCGCGCCGAGATGAGCAACGAGATTGAACCGATCGAGGGTCAGCAGCTGGAAGTGGTACTGCAGGACGGCTCCACCATGCCGGTGCTGATCACCGAGGTGACCGAGACCACGGTGACCCTGGACGCCAACCATCCGCTGGCCGGCCGGGATCTGACCTTCGATATCAAGCTGGTGGAGATCGTTTCCTGA
- a CDS encoding DUF3426 domain-containing protein, translating to MIVQCEQCRTKFRLDDEKVSERGVKVRCAKCRHVFTVQREENAPETAPPLGAAAAAPPSPVAEDLWAPALETADATVRMAAAPPAEPEVAGFEPEPSPVFDFGDTPLEASPAATDTAAAVDTTFGDISLATSPPPSFGPAASEFDLAQTDAAAGSVDFSDLSFGSEPAATGQETFGDMTMVMAPPQQPAESAAPFPPPEPAIGIENPFDEPTVSSPAMAAELPPPLPPGDTPAPTGTPAAFMFSPAPTPDAAAAAEDSFGLGDLTFENETTAGRPAVVEAPPAPTSPAITFAVPEQPQSEEVPPLAISSRRRQSPLLSSLIAVVTVLVVGALGYLSYHHLSDGPGALKLFEKSRVPAEEGRITIQKTGAFFLEQTTAGELLVITGEAVNQFSKPRASLQVKATLYAGDGSVLTSKTAYAGNQLTREQLLTMPADKIETTMNNQFGDSLVNLEVQPGKAIPFTIVVVNPPKEGRDFAVEAAGSTVAASK from the coding sequence ATGATCGTTCAATGCGAACAGTGCCGGACAAAATTCAGGCTTGACGACGAAAAGGTCTCCGAGCGGGGCGTCAAGGTCCGTTGCGCGAAGTGCCGTCACGTCTTCACGGTGCAGCGGGAAGAGAACGCACCGGAGACGGCACCACCGCTCGGCGCAGCAGCGGCAGCGCCCCCGTCACCGGTTGCGGAGGATCTCTGGGCTCCTGCCCTGGAAACCGCCGACGCAACGGTCCGCATGGCCGCAGCCCCACCGGCCGAGCCGGAGGTGGCCGGGTTTGAGCCGGAACCGTCGCCTGTCTTCGATTTCGGCGACACGCCGCTGGAAGCGTCTCCTGCTGCAACGGACACGGCCGCAGCCGTGGATACCACTTTCGGGGATATCTCCCTTGCAACATCGCCCCCCCCATCCTTCGGCCCGGCGGCAAGCGAGTTCGACTTGGCCCAGACCGACGCGGCAGCGGGCAGCGTCGACTTCAGCGATCTTTCCTTCGGCAGCGAGCCGGCCGCGACGGGTCAGGAGACCTTCGGCGACATGACCATGGTTATGGCTCCCCCGCAGCAGCCGGCAGAATCCGCCGCCCCGTTCCCGCCACCGGAGCCGGCAATCGGGATCGAGAACCCCTTTGACGAACCCACGGTTTCCTCCCCAGCCATGGCCGCTGAGCTGCCGCCCCCCCTTCCCCCCGGCGACACTCCGGCACCGACGGGGACGCCGGCAGCATTCATGTTTTCCCCCGCGCCGACGCCGGACGCCGCGGCGGCCGCTGAGGACTCCTTCGGCCTGGGCGACCTGACGTTCGAGAACGAAACCACTGCAGGCCGTCCCGCTGTGGTGGAAGCCCCCCCTGCTCCGACATCCCCGGCCATCACCTTTGCGGTTCCCGAGCAGCCCCAGTCCGAGGAAGTACCTCCGCTGGCCATCAGCTCGCGACGGCGCCAAAGCCCGCTGCTTTCTTCCCTGATTGCGGTGGTCACCGTACTGGTGGTCGGCGCCTTGGGCTACCTGTCCTACCATCACCTCTCCGACGGTCCCGGCGCTCTCAAACTGTTCGAAAAGTCGCGCGTGCCGGCCGAGGAGGGCAGAATCACGATCCAGAAAACCGGCGCCTTTTTCCTGGAGCAGACCACGGCCGGCGAGCTGCTGGTGATCACCGGTGAAGCAGTCAACCAGTTCAGCAAGCCCCGCGCTTCCCTGCAGGTGAAGGCAACGCTCTACGCCGGCGACGGCAGCGTACTGACCAGCAAGACCGCCTATGCCGGCAACCAACTGACCCGCGAACAACTACTCACCATGCCGGCGGACAAGATCGAGACCACCATGAACAACCAGTTCGGCGACTCGCTGGTCAATCTGGAGGTTCAACCGGGCAAGGCGATCCCCTTCACCATCGTCGTTGTCAACCCTCCCAAGGAGGGACGGGACTTTGCCGTGGAAGCGGCAGGATCAACGGTGGCTGCCAGCAAGTAG